atatatatatatatatagagagagagagagagagagagagagagagagagcgagagagagagagagagagagagagagagagagagagagaaaattaaGTTTACAATTTTTtccaaaaattgtataaaaactgGGATCCTCTAATTAATTTTGTCAGGAATACAGCACACCTCTTTGCAGAtttataagatttttattttttatttttctttctagaAAGATCTCTTCCCTTTTTAttcatgtgtgcgtgtgttatttattttttatgtatatttatttagttgcttTGACAATTCTTGTAGGTGCttaatgttgttgtgtgtgttttttttaattctcctTCGGGTTGGATGGGAGACTGAGGGTTTTTGAATGTTCTTGTTTACCCTtagttattgttttaaaaaatggtaaattgTTGAAAATGTGGTATTTTTTTagactgcacaaaaaaaaaaacaataataaatgaataataaaaaattacaatattagaTATTCCTTAGCAAaggattttaaatattgtgtaaaatcaAGCAAGCTCTACTTTTATCCAACCACTTTTTTCCAATATcaactttatttaaattaaataaaaatgaacaaatgttttaaaagtttttaaaaactaaaacaaactaaatttatgcacaacaatctgtccaggtcggggTCTTCAGCAGTAAacacatggagcacttttaaacaaatgttattataagGGAAATAATTACAACATTacgataaatagagttaaaaaatgagcttttttactaataagtttaatgttttattgagatggattgctggtgattgtatgggttttggccagattcgGTAACCATACATAAACAAAGAAGAAATAAGgtctatttaaaaaagatttaagccccaaaacacaatatttcagtacatTTAAGACGTTTTAAGGCCTAAAAATTGGATTTGGAGATTTAAAACGTTTGAAGACTTCTTAAGACCCTTCAGAAACCCTGAAAACTGCATCTGACAGGAGTAACTGAATGCAAGAAGAAACAGTCTGAAAAGGATGTCCGGGGGCTAAATTgaattgtatccaaaaaacataaatcacagcTGCCCAAATCTCTgctgaattaaatgtgcacctcagcAATACACATGCCGGGCTGCTATATCCAAACCTTTGGTCAatcgtgccaatgccaaacaaAGGTTTCAGTGGTGCCggcagcaaaaatcttgggctgtgaaAAAAGCGAATCACCTATTGTTCTTTAATGAATCCACCACCTgcactgtctttcccacaattGAGAGGGTTGTGGTGTGGAGGAGCCCCAAAGAAGCATCTCAGCAAACAATTTTgattttaatagatgtctaatagacatctaaacgaagacagcttggctaaaacaaggatacacttgggctgtcagtgaaaatctaatagatttctaagaatagcccaaaactagacaagtcaaatagacagattataCAGACTTTGCATGTGTAGTCattcttttctgtttatttgagtctagttttggcctattcttagacatttATTCGAATTTCACTGACAGAcaaaatttagccttgttttaaccaagacgactgtgtttagatgtctattagacgtcttttaaaaacaaaaatactggaTACCACCCAGACTGCTGCATGCCCAGAGAGAAGCATGcagtggatcagtgatggtttgggcttcAATATCATAGCTTTCCCTAaccccaatacttgtgctagatgggtgcGTCACTGCCAAGGtctaccgaaccattctggaggaccatgtgcacccaatggttcaaacattgtattctGAAGGTGGGGcagtgtatcaggatgataaagcACCAATACGCagagcaagactggtgacagagtggtttgatgaacatgaaagtgaagttgaacatctcccatgacCTGCACAGTCACCCGATCTAAAtgttattgagccactttggggtgttttggaggagcgagtcaggaaacgctttcctccaccagcatcacatacTGTAATGACCTGCAAGAAGAATGACTCAAAATCCTTCTGGCGACATGAGGTTTTGTAcagtatctgtcattcccaagacaaaTTGATGTTGTAACTGCTGCAAATGGAGGCccacactatactatactgtatgtacatacTGTAGTTATAGGTtataagttagggtaattaggcaagccattgtataaaCTGCTTCTagtctagctgaaataaaacaaatcaggctttcttctttgctctgttaaacataatttgggaaaaaaatcacaggagggctaataatgttgactaaCTGTGCATATATTTATGTAGATGTGTGTCTACTGAGAGCATGAGGCAATTACAAGTGGCGTTATTTGCAAAGGAAGTGTCTCAAAGTCAAAGTCTgcaaatatttgtgttttttttatggtaCATGGTGATTTGTGGTtagatgtgaatgtgtgtgtatgttttttgtgAAATGACTGTCTGTGGTTTGTCAGAGTAGAGATGAGTCTGATACTTTCTGTAGGTCTCCTCTGCATGTGTTAAACACTGTAAATGTGCACAGGAGGTGCTGCACAGATCAAATTAGAAAGAAGAAGTTCtgcttttaatacatttattcactCTCAATAAATATTTCTGTGGAGCACATCATGCACATTTCAGAATGGAGATGGTAAGACAGACAATGATGTTTTACTTGGTATTTTGTGGTAGATGTGGGggtatgtgtgtgttcttgtgaaatgagtgtgtgtggttatcAGAGTTGAGATGAGCATCAGACTTTATGTAGGTCTCCTCTGTAAATGTGCACTGATAGGATTGTTGCATGGTTCAAGAAGAATTTAGGTTGTTGTTGTTACTTTATTGTCTCCTAAGGGGGATTTTTTTGTGGACAGTAATTTTATTTAGCAAGAGCAAGAGCGGCATAGCCtgaaaaagaaacacacacacacacacacacacacacgcacacacacacacacacacacacacacatatatatatatatatatatatatatatatatatatatatatatatatatatatatatatatatatatatatatatatatatatatatatatatatatatatatatatatatatataaatgacatttaaaggctcagtatcaaaagaacaataaatgtttgcaatcttatctaaaaaagttcaattactgtaaactttaaacaatgcagaataacaggagtgtcaaaatacaattaaaaataactgcagttaaataaaattgaataaaacaatataatagttTAACAATATATAATGAGACAACATTTTAAAGCTATTTAGCGAAGTTTaaactacagtaattttattttacacaagattgcaaagatttttcatttgatagtttcatttgtgtatcttcaattgaacagaaattaataaagtcatttattttatttttcctatttagaatataactgagcctttatttgtcatttgtaagggatttctaaagcataaacagtcctcactttagattaggtcacaaaactgcatgacgttgtgttaataaagcatttatcaatataaaaagtaaccatcactatatgcctgaataatgatttgaatatttattaatgatttactcACTCATTCTGAATCATCTTAAAATGGCACCATTCTTGAATAactaatgcaatacttaattaatgaatgaaaaaaaatccttaacaaagtatgaaaatacaaccattaagcacattatggattataagtcaataatacagtatttgtagctgtatttataaactatgTCTAGTAATCTAGAGTTGATAATTAACAGATaattaattaactatttgctaatgcttaataaatgattcatattcAATGATTCATGAAAGATCCAGTATAATTAGTTCCACAAGCATGTGTGtacttcagtaaaaaaaaatgtaaagaaagacaTGCAtgtatacactaccagtcaaaggtTTAGGgccagtaagatttttaaatgttttaaaatacgcttcttctgctcaccaaggctacatttatttaatcaaaaatactgaACAATTGgtgaaattgtgaaatgtttttgctttataaaataactgttcaaaagtagtttatcatttaactgaatcatttattccagtgattttaaagatgaattttcagcttcattattccAGTCTACAGAGTCACATGATCCGTCAGTAAtttctattaattaattattataatcattattattttttgttattattgttattattattattattattattattattattattattattatttattttttgttattattattattattatttatttttgtttgtaattattattattattattattatttatttttgtttgtaattattattattatcattatttattttttgttgttattattattattattattattattattattatttatttttgtttgtaattattattattattattattattattattatttattttttgttattattattattattatttatttttgtttgttattattattattattattttttttttgttattattattattattattatttattttgtttgtaattattattattattattattattattatttatttttgtttgtaattattattattattattattattattatttattttttgttattattattattattattattttttattattattattattatttattttttgttattattattattattattattattatttattttttgttattattattattattatttatttttgtttgtaattattattattattattattattattatttatttttgtttgttattattattattatcattatttatttttgtttgtaattattattattattattattattatttattttttgttattattattattatttatttttgtttgtaattattattattaatattattattattatttattttttgttattattattattattattattatttatttttgtttgtaattattattattattattattattattattacttattttttgtttgttgttattattttttgttgataTTTCCTTAATCTATCACTTgaggaatatttttaaaaaaaattgcagatgAGGGCTCAATTGTATATACTTGTTATGAATTACTCCTGTTTTCTGTTTGGAATATAACTAAGCTTGTAATTgttatttataagggatttataaagaaaatataataaatacttttcACTTTAGATTAGGACACAAAGctgcatgaagttgtgttaataaagcatttaggcatgtagacatggtcaaaatgatcaaaacaaaaaaaggtgatttaagtgactttgaacatgacatggttgttggtgccagactggctggtctgagtatttcagaaactgctgatctactgggattttcaagcacaaccatctctagggtttacagagaatggtctgaaaaagagaaaatatccagtgagcggcagttctgtgggcacaaaggccttgttaatgccagaggtcagaggagaatggctagacttgttcaagctgatagaaaggcaacagtaactcaaataaccactcgttacaaccgaggtcagcagaagagcatctctgaatgcacaacacgtccagccttgaggcagatgggctacagcagtagagCACCACACtaaggtgccactcctgtcagctaagaacaagaaactgaggctacaattcacacaggctcaccaaaactggacaatacaagattggataaacgttgcctggtctgatgagtctccatttctgctgcgacattcggatggtagggtcagaatttggcgttacAACAtaaaagtatggatccatcctgccttgtatcaacggttcaggctggtggtggtggtgtaatggtgtgggggatattttcttggcacactttgggcccattagtaccaatttagcatcgtgtcaacgccacagcctacctgagtattattgctaaccatgtctatccctttatgaccacagtgtacccatctcctgacggctacctccagcaggataacatgccatatcataaagcatgactcagactggtttcttgaacatgtcaatgagttcactgtacttaaatggcctccaaagtcaccagcctcaatgcaatagagcacctttgggatgtggtggaactggagattgacatcttggatgtgcagctgacaaatctgcagcaactgcgtgatgctatcatgtcaatctctgaggaatatttctggtactttgttaaatctatgccacgaaagattaaggcagttcaaaTGGGGGTtgaacccggtactagtaaggtgtacctaatcgAGTGTCTGGtgtgtgtatttggatataataATGTACCTTGATTGAACTGGTCATCAAAGATTGCAACCTCTGATTTATATCACTTTATTTGATACACATTTTGATATCAAATCATGACACAATtatgtttgttgtgttgttttttctcCTGCGGTTATACTCAGTAAAACAGAAAGTAGAAAAGCAGAGGAGACAACAGCAGGACGACACTTCCTTTATACATCCCATCTGAAAAAGACTAGAGTAGTTTAggattaaataataacaacaaaaacactcaTTGATGTTTGCATACGCattgtgtctttagtttcattacCATCAGATTACCATCTAACTCAAATCAAATAATGGAAACAATATTAGGCAAACACAGAAACAATTCATTGTTTATAAGAGTAGAGCAATAATAAACTCAACCATATGAAAAGGAGTAATGTATGAATTAGACAAGTCCATCATTATCACTAAAACACAACTGCTACAGATACTGCTCTGTTTTGTCctgttttactattattaaaatgtgATATTTAGCTCAGTTCTCATAGACAGTCACCTGTGTTTGTTTCAGTCTGTGATTATTCCttttgtttccattttaaatTCACTGTGTATTAAATCAGTGTTCTGTGTGGTCTAATAAAGCACAATACCTGCAGCATTGCAGAGGTCTGTGATACAGCACTTGGTGGTTACTGTACCTCCAGTTAGAAATTTTTTGGTCCCTGATTCACACACATCTGCACACTGTTTAGTTGTGGCTGCCAGTTTAAGGGATCCTGTAAATAAGCACAAACTTTCATACGACTTTTTTTTAGTAATGTGAAAGATCAAGTATAATTTGTTCCtcgctggtggaatgatcttcccaatCCCACGCAGACCACTGATTCACTGATATCATTCAAACTGCAACCtgttagattttgctgtatttggttTAACCTTTCTTGGGTGGCTCAACAATATATTAGATGACTGACTCTAATACAAAATAAGTACTCTGACCAAAGTTCTCAAGgggagaagactttattgaagacagTTAAGAGTGCAGTTCCTCAACAGTGATGTTAAATCTTCGGTCTCTAAGTAACTTAAACCAAAGTACAATCTGTGAGACTGTACTTTATActagcaacaaacaaacaattctGTGTTTATGAGGCTCAGCGAGACTTTCTTATCAGATGTTTCAGCTGTTGTTTTGCTTATACCTATTTggcgcatttccactgtcgggccagagcgagccagggcttttatcaggCTAATCGCCCAGGAGGTTaagcagtgaggccgaaatcatgtcgtgttTCCACTATCAGGCCAATAACTCGCAGCGCAGCATGCAAATCCCACCCCTGAATGCCCCACGAATCAAACGTCACAAAACCCGCCCAGTCCATCAGGAATCAGGCAGAcaaagcacaccatcgcatcattACAAAACGATTAAAATGGAGACAACCGAAACAAGCAAAATACACaatactgtacagcattacatgATATGTCTTTATATAAGCTATAGGCTActgaaatcataaaaaaaaaataacaattatcagatataataaaaactaattaaataaatgaatataaaacaaacaaaagctataacaatttaggcatacaaaatacaaataaattaaacagttttaagccatttcaaactttcattttacaaatctGGAAAAAGGACtatagatattttctaaaaacaataaacaatggaggagttttgatatattatttataaagtatttggatacgatgatattaatcaaatcgtgaAAACAGAAAATTTTTGGAGTGAGCAAAACCATCAGAAACTACCTTTTAATTCctttctgtcatccagtcctgcacTGCTTTATAAACAGCTTTGGGGAGATTCAGTCTAGATATGCCGTTCTGAAATATTTAACACTACTTTATCAAATATAAACGTCGATTCTTATGCCGATATTCAACAATTTGATACATGCGCAATATTGATGTCATAAGCACTTcaaaattaattcaatttttttcaattcatctttatttcttcatttcatgtagattgtgtcaaagcagcttcacatagaagattatagtaaattgaaactgtgtcagtgccattttttttttagagttgaagttcagtttagttcagttcagtgtggtttaattttcactgctgaaagtccaaacactgaagagcaaatccatcgatgtgcagctccacaagtcccgaaccatgcaagccagtgggaacagcggcgaggaacaaacttcaccaattgacgaaagtgaaggaaaaaaccttgagggaAACCAGACTCAGCTGGGCATGAGCTATTCTCCTGtggtcaaacgtcttgtgcagagctgcagtctaggcgccagaggctggagaaagctggacgtccatcgtggagaagctgcagctggtccttcaggatcaatgcgaagtctcgtctgtcactggggtcttacaggaattagtctcatgctctccactcctccatgaccaccacagctgcagctcaggatacggcctggtccaggattatggagacctcgggaataataaaaacataagcaCTGATGaagttcaaattataatgtcttttaggAAGTGTTCCTGGCTCCGTTTGCCCTGAATAaggcagactaacaatcctttagaggatttggatttcaaaagcgtTTGTGTTTTATGTATATGCTGATGCAAAGAGTTGTGTCTTTAATCTAATTTTAagctgacagagtgtgtctgcttcccgaactgtgctaggaaggctgttccagagtttaggtgccaaatatgagaaagatctaccgcctacagttgattttaaTTTTCTGCGGTTAATCagttgtccagaattaattgagcatagtggacgtgaggggctatacctatttacaattttacagtgctttttaagaatattcacattgtattttcagtcattttcacAGGTGAATCTATATGCTGAAACATCGATTGAAACTTTTAAGACTCTTTATAGGACTATTTTATGCAAACaccgtaaataaataaattaaaataaaatgtaactcaaGCTTTTATTACATCTAGGTGGTGTGAATTCCTTAGTTGATGTCTAACGAAATGcatagttttacattttacagtataaaatacattatattactaCCAATACCAACGTGTGTATGGAACAGAACTTAAAACACTAAAATCAAGAAATCTGTTTAGGCAGTCGGCAGCACAGACTTTAACACTCCCTTTAAAAACAAGTCTTAACTAAAATCATGAATGATACAGGAAAAACTATAATATTTGATTGGAAAAATGAGGTATAAATAAGTAGAAATTGACAATGAGAGTTACGTAACTGTACATCACATACTGAATGTATCATCTCACAGCAACTTTTCTTTGACTTCAGTAATTAACACTATTAAGTTCACATGTGTCTTGTTCAGCTGTCTGTATTTAAGTGGACTCATTTCCCTTGTTTCTCATCTTGGTTATTGTTGATCCTAGCCAGTGGTTGCCGTAAGTTTGCCTTAAATTCTAAAAAGGACTCTTTTCTGAAGTTTTTGATGTTGATCATCTTGTGATTGTTTTGCTTTCTGGATATTTTCCTTTTAAGTTGTGTGCCCGAGATTTTTTggtgtttttgtacattttttaaatttggatattttcagattttctaaTTAGATCAAGATTTAAAATATATCTTTTGTATTAAACTCTGAAGTACGTAGTGTCTCGGTGTTGGGTTCATTAACCTCTTAAGAAGGACTATTAAGAGTCTAACACCGGAGACCTGGGTTCTAATCCTGACTCTGACAATATATTTGGATATAATAATCTACCTTGATTGAACTGGTCATAAAAGAATGCAACATTttgattcatatatttttattaaaatacacattttgatACTCAAATCATGATACAattgtgtttgttgtgttgtttgtttcTCCTGCAGTTGGACTTAAGCAAGAAAGTAGAAGAGCAGAGGAGACAACAGCAGGACAACACTTCCCTTATTCATCCCACCTGAAAAAGACAGTAAGTAGTTTAGgattaaataataagaataataataataacacttattCATATTTGCATGCACATTGTTCCTCAGTTTCATCACagttttttaaaagcaatatcACTGCAACCAATCATAGAACAAGATGTCAGATTACCGTCTAAAACTTTAAGACAGGGCATTCAAATCAAATAATGCAAACAATATTAGGCAATATTAGGCAAACTATTGATTGTTCATAAGAATAGAGCGATAATAAACTTAACCATATGAAAAGGAGAAATTAGACAAGTCTATAGTTATCACTAAAACACAATTGTAAAAGATGCTGCAcatttaaatgattacattttgaTATTATGCACGGATACTATGGACAGTCACCTGTTTGTTTCAGTCTgtgattatttcttttatttcctcTTTTGAATTCATCAACTATAAGGGCAAATACCTGCGGCATTGCAGAGATCAGTGTCACAGCActtgttaattattgtgattccACTTTGTAGTTTTTGAGTCCCAGATTCGCACTGAAGTGCACACTGTTTAGTCGTGGTGGACTCTTCCATGGATCCTACAAATAAGCGTATAAACTGTAATCCGACaggataataaaacaaaaagatcaAGTTTATCTCCCGTGCATTACTTTCAGTACATGTTTGCAATAGATCTCCACAGTATTCTGCACTTGCCTATGGTTTGATCCACTGTTATACTTTGACATTTGGAAAATCCCGCTAGACAAGTCGTCTCTTTTGCCTCACAAGAAGTCGTCGCAGAAATGCACGAGTAGCACTTGAGTGAGTTTCCttaaagacagagagagagatttggTGTATAgctaaaaatacattattaaatgcttgtttgtttgtttgttttacctctAGTAAGAAAAAGCAGAAGAAGAACAGCAGACACTCTCAGATCCATCATGTATCATCAGGAACAGAATTATAAATTACTGTTTCGTTTCCTTCTTATTTGTCTGTTGAGGAAGGGGTGGATTTATGAGGGGAAACCTCGAATCACTGATTGTTTCCTGTTTTTGTATAGCGTCCAGCTTGTATGTCACATCATAAATTCATATACATCAAATGCAGATATTCAATAGTCcaatatttattgtaataatgAACATGcattatgtgaagtttatttataaactaatttcgagaagatcacatgcttatgattgacatggctggtcctgcattagctaacgtatgattcaccaatcagacaattcctaacttCTTATAAATAACCAAAGTGTCCTATAGTAcctcagtcatcttcgtcttgaagaatccccccttccaccccatctccgcCTCTTTTCCtttatagggcagcacggtggcacagtggttagcactgttgcctcacagcaagaatgtctctggtttaGGTTTTTACCTGgacagttgacatttctgtgcagagttcatgttctccccgtgcttgtgtgggtttctcccgggttctccggtttcctctgGCCAGACGGAGTCTGCGGACGTTATTTGCTATTTCTgaggagaattttggtaaaaatctgcggatttctgcagaattatttgggagtatcataactaaaaccttaatatatgaaataaaaaataatatcttttaaacttttatttaatgtttaaattgcaaatccaattagattcactttatttggtaaacaaagcaagtctctcatataatctaccaaaagactgaaaatattaatgtacaaactgtattgtacataaattagatgaacattttcatattagtcaataatattactgtaattaatttaaaaactgaataaatatagatttacaaacatttactcaagtaaatgaacagaattaatgatgagctaaaaatctgcggaaaa
The sequence above is drawn from the Danio aesculapii chromosome 21, fDanAes4.1, whole genome shotgun sequence genome and encodes:
- the LOC130215140 gene encoding fulditoxin — protein: MMDLRVSAVLLLLFLTRGNSLKCYSCISATTSCEAKETTCLAGFSKCQSITVDQTIGSMEESTTTKQCALQCESGTQKLQSGITIINKCCDTDLCNAAGGMNKGSVVLLLSPLLFYFLA